Proteins encoded by one window of Terriglobales bacterium:
- a CDS encoding helix-turn-helix transcriptional regulator yields the protein MPKNKRSSRKAVQLKREFARHLRKQRQKQNWSLRQMAERSGISLTRLWNYEQGNHSPNLTALIKLAGAFKLSLSRFVKPLE from the coding sequence ATGCCGAAAAATAAACGCTCAAGTCGCAAGGCTGTGCAGTTGAAACGGGAATTCGCACGCCATCTACGTAAACAACGACAAAAGCAGAACTGGTCGTTGCGTCAGATGGCAGAAAGAAGCGGCATCTCTCTGACCCGCTTATGGAATTATGAGCAGGGCAACCATAGTCCCAATCTAACGGCTTTGATAAAACTGGCGGGCGCATTTAAGCTGTCGCTCTCCAGATTTGTAAAGCCGCTGGAGTAA
- a CDS encoding mechanosensitive ion channel domain-containing protein: MPKIPQKIHERPAFAALIVLIVLAVAALVLTRESGQPTTASRQPQRAGADQPTIDQSPLQTAQALAQSASTAEERQFAQEALRLADHEVDLAYNTALREAGSHPAPLTPETRDIAARIKQLEALVKEEKDHVSVLTKRVAAASDDEKEAAKQRLDIAQAQLDLDQEELNDAKQDLIRAGGDKQGKIQRMLDEHEALMHSTAGSESPAAAAGGNQGQLQESSLLAQLRAWGAVHLARNRVRNAQQDAINGAAVLARDHQALEQEIKQEKSKPSASGSGAATASPHIGNGAIQSNSDATAALTSLHHLSNDQRTLSDFDKRIQDERELSEVYGAWAASLSVRQRAIHHAVIQAVLAILLIILLVLISDHFIDRFFLELRSDRRRLLNLRVVLRFAVQAVAVLLGVFIVFGRPGQISTILGLAGAGLTVALKDFVVAFFGWFVLMGRDGIRVGDWVEINGVGGEVVEIGLLRTLLLETGNWHDAGHPTGRKVAFVNSFAIEGHFFNFSTSGQWLWDEIQLVIPASENPYSIVDQIRKIVTDETEANAKLAEKEWERVTRRYGMKTFAATPAVDVRPSGGGVQVIVRYITRANERYEVRSRLYQAIVKLLNRKHMGTVAKELVVKSAAESD; this comes from the coding sequence ATGCCTAAGATCCCACAGAAAATCCATGAACGGCCAGCCTTCGCCGCGCTCATTGTTCTCATCGTGCTCGCAGTTGCAGCGCTGGTGCTGACGCGTGAATCGGGGCAGCCCACTACGGCGAGCCGACAACCTCAGCGTGCTGGTGCCGACCAGCCGACAATTGATCAAAGCCCGCTCCAAACCGCACAGGCGTTGGCCCAGTCAGCTAGTACAGCGGAGGAGCGTCAATTTGCGCAGGAGGCCCTACGGCTGGCTGATCATGAGGTGGATCTTGCTTATAACACCGCCTTAAGGGAAGCCGGCTCACATCCAGCTCCACTTACCCCTGAGACACGCGACATTGCAGCCCGAATTAAGCAATTAGAAGCCCTGGTGAAAGAGGAGAAGGACCATGTCTCGGTATTGACCAAGCGCGTGGCGGCTGCCAGCGATGACGAGAAAGAGGCCGCCAAACAGCGCCTCGATATTGCCCAGGCGCAGCTCGATCTTGATCAAGAGGAGTTGAACGACGCCAAACAGGACCTGATCCGCGCTGGAGGGGACAAGCAGGGAAAGATTCAACGCATGCTGGACGAACATGAGGCTCTCATGCACAGCACTGCGGGAAGCGAGTCCCCTGCCGCAGCAGCTGGTGGAAACCAGGGCCAGCTTCAAGAATCCAGTCTGCTGGCGCAATTACGTGCCTGGGGCGCAGTCCACCTTGCACGCAACCGAGTACGGAATGCACAGCAGGATGCAATCAATGGGGCTGCCGTGCTGGCACGCGACCATCAGGCCCTGGAACAGGAGATCAAGCAAGAAAAATCAAAGCCTTCGGCTTCAGGCTCGGGGGCGGCTACCGCCTCCCCGCACATAGGCAATGGTGCGATTCAATCAAATTCAGATGCGACCGCAGCCCTGACTTCCCTGCATCATCTTTCCAACGATCAGCGAACCTTGTCCGACTTCGACAAGCGAATACAGGACGAGCGGGAGTTGAGTGAAGTTTATGGCGCTTGGGCCGCTTCTCTTTCGGTTCGGCAACGCGCTATTCACCATGCGGTTATTCAGGCGGTTCTAGCAATTTTATTGATCATCTTGCTGGTCTTGATTTCCGATCATTTCATCGATCGATTTTTTCTCGAGCTGAGGAGCGATCGAAGGCGTCTGCTCAACCTGCGGGTCGTCCTGAGATTCGCCGTGCAAGCGGTGGCCGTGCTCCTGGGTGTGTTCATCGTGTTTGGCAGGCCGGGCCAGATCTCTACCATCCTCGGACTTGCCGGCGCCGGCCTGACCGTAGCGCTCAAGGACTTCGTGGTCGCCTTCTTCGGCTGGTTCGTGCTCATGGGCCGCGACGGCATCCGCGTGGGCGATTGGGTGGAGATCAATGGCGTTGGTGGCGAAGTGGTGGAAATCGGGCTGCTGCGCACGTTGTTGCTTGAGACCGGTAACTGGCACGATGCTGGCCATCCCACTGGCCGCAAGGTCGCATTCGTCAACAGCTTTGCGATTGAAGGACACTTCTTCAACTTCTCCACCAGCGGACAATGGTTGTGGGACGAAATACAACTGGTAATTCCGGCGAGCGAAAATCCCTACTCGATCGTGGATCAGATCCGAAAAATTGTTACCGACGAAACTGAGGCGAATGCGAAATTGGCGGAAAAAGAATGGGAGCGGGTAACGCGCCGTTACGGTATGAAGACATTTGCCGCCACCCCTGCGGTGGATGTGCGTCCTAGCGGCGGTGGTGTGCAGGTGATTGTCCGCTACATTACCCGTGCCAACGAACGCTACGAAGTGCGTTCGCGGTTATACCAGGCGATAGTGAAATTGCTCAACCGGAAGCATATGGGAACGGTGGCCAAAGAGCTTGTGGTTAAATCAGCCGCGGAATCAGACTAG
- a CDS encoding xanthine dehydrogenase family protein subunit M, with the protein MIPAQFDYESPRNLNEALDLLSSRDDAKLLAGGHSLLPAMKLRLAAPSLLIDLGRIAGLDTIRDAGDRIIVGALTTHTAVASSKLLHDASPLLAQAAHEIGDVQVRNRGTIGGSLAGAHPAADYPAAILALDADIVALSRKGERVIPAREFFSGMFTTSLRPDEIITEVRVPKTTGAATAYKKFHHPASGYAVVGVAVVVKVGGGSVQSVAIGITGVGEVAYRATFTENALRGKPTSEVAEAAKHAAEHIDAIGDSFASAEYRKHMAEVYTRRALQQAITGKSGK; encoded by the coding sequence ATGATTCCGGCACAGTTTGATTATGAATCCCCTCGCAATTTGAACGAAGCCCTCGATCTTCTCTCGTCCCGCGACGATGCCAAACTGCTGGCCGGTGGTCACAGTCTGCTTCCAGCGATGAAGTTGCGCCTTGCCGCTCCCAGTCTGCTGATTGACCTAGGCAGGATTGCGGGCCTGGATACAATTCGCGATGCTGGCGATCGCATCATCGTCGGCGCGCTAACTACGCATACCGCGGTGGCGAGTTCGAAGCTCTTGCACGACGCTTCACCGCTTCTGGCGCAAGCAGCACATGAAATTGGCGATGTGCAGGTGCGCAATCGGGGCACAATTGGAGGCAGCCTGGCCGGAGCCCATCCGGCAGCGGATTATCCCGCCGCCATTCTGGCTTTGGACGCGGATATTGTCGCCCTCAGCCGCAAGGGCGAGCGCGTGATCCCCGCGCGTGAGTTCTTCAGTGGGATGTTCACTACCAGTTTGCGCCCGGACGAGATCATCACGGAAGTCAGGGTGCCAAAAACCACCGGAGCTGCAACTGCCTATAAGAAGTTTCACCATCCCGCTTCTGGATATGCCGTAGTTGGCGTGGCCGTGGTGGTGAAGGTTGGCGGTGGCAGCGTGCAAAGCGTGGCGATCGGCATCACCGGCGTCGGCGAGGTGGCCTACCGTGCAACGTTCACCGAAAATGCGCTGCGCGGCAAGCCCACCAGCGAGGTCGCAGAAGCGGCGAAGCACGCTGCCGAGCACATTGACGCTATCGGCGACTCTTTCGCCTCGGCGGAGTATCGCAAGCACATGGCTGAGGTGTACACACGCCGCGCGCTGCAACAGGCAATTACCGGCAAGTCCGGCAAATAG
- a CDS encoding (2Fe-2S)-binding protein codes for MNKNVSIKINGAEHSAEVEPRLLLVHLLREKIGLTGTHVGCETSLCGACTVLLDGKAVKSCTVLAVQADGHSVTTVEGLAKGEELHDIQSAFWEEHGLQCGYCTPGMILCAHDLLEHSAAPSDNEIREKLSGNLCRCTGYQHIVNAVKAAARKMNKRVAARAA; via the coding sequence ATGAATAAAAACGTCTCCATCAAAATCAACGGCGCCGAGCATAGTGCCGAAGTTGAACCCCGTCTTCTACTGGTGCACCTGTTGCGGGAGAAGATCGGCTTGACCGGAACCCACGTGGGCTGCGAAACGTCACTGTGCGGCGCCTGCACCGTGCTGCTGGATGGGAAGGCGGTCAAGTCGTGTACCGTGCTGGCTGTGCAGGCCGATGGGCATTCGGTCACCACGGTTGAAGGACTGGCAAAAGGCGAAGAACTCCACGATATTCAATCGGCGTTCTGGGAGGAGCACGGGCTGCAGTGCGGCTACTGCACGCCGGGCATGATCCTGTGTGCGCATGACCTTTTGGAACATTCCGCCGCGCCCTCGGACAACGAAATCCGTGAAAAGCTAAGCGGCAATCTGTGCCGCTGCACCGGTTACCAGCACATCGTCAATGCCGTTAAAGCGGCGGCCCGCAAAATGAATAAGCGCGTGGCGGCCCGCGCAGCGTAG
- a CDS encoding ribonuclease HI family protein — translation MSHMVAYVDGGSRGRRGPAGVGVVIEHSTGHRVEISECIESSDNNYAEYAALLIALHYAVAAECCRLQVFSDSEVVVRQISGAYNCQSPALRRIHEICKRLISSLDHFAITHIRRESNSQADRLAKAAMDRAHRRRRSTEDVDESGPTWFESAMSQMADLGSSAGAAVEA, via the coding sequence ATGTCGCACATGGTGGCGTATGTGGACGGTGGTTCGCGGGGGCGTCGCGGGCCCGCAGGCGTAGGCGTCGTCATTGAGCACTCCACCGGGCACCGGGTGGAGATCAGCGAGTGCATTGAGTCGTCTGACAACAATTACGCTGAGTACGCCGCCCTTTTGATTGCCCTGCATTATGCAGTGGCTGCAGAGTGCTGCCGGTTACAGGTTTTCAGCGATTCCGAGGTTGTTGTACGCCAGATCAGTGGCGCCTATAACTGCCAGAGCCCGGCTTTGCGGCGTATTCATGAAATTTGCAAGCGACTGATTAGCTCGCTGGACCATTTCGCCATCACCCATATCCGACGGGAGAGCAACTCTCAGGCGGACCGTTTGGCCAAGGCAGCAATGGACAGGGCGCACAGGCGACGCCGCTCAACGGAAGATGTCGATGAGTCGGGTCCTACATGGTTTGAAAGCGCCATGTCCCAGATGGCGGACTTGGGAAGCTCAGCTGGAGCCGCAGTAGAGGCCTAG
- a CDS encoding xanthine dehydrogenase family protein molybdopterin-binding subunit, producing MAKNGSSNGKNGKNGKANGQWVGQKFKRKEDPRLIRGISHYTDDIRLPNVARCAIVRSPHAHARIISINTDAARAVPGVVAIVTSADMAEVGNIPCAIAMPDLKIPPHPVLAKDRVRYVGEPVAAVVAEDGYIARDAAELVSVEYEPMPVVVDMEKAIQKSSPIIHEQFGSNQAFTHQIKTGDIDAAFKQADHIVKERFVNQRLAPIAMEPRAVVAEYLPGEKRLTLWSSTQIPHLLKTQVSVMVGLPETAVRVIAPEVGGGFGSKLNVYAEEGLVPKLAMTLGRPVKWTETRRENFMATIHGRDNICDVELALKKDGTILGLRVKLLADMGAYHQLLTPLIPQLTALMQPGCYKIPAFQIDIVGVFTNKMSTDAYRGAGRPEATYNIERIMDCAARELKVDPVEIRRKNFPLPKEFPFTTAAGLLYDSAAYQQSLKKALDLAGYEKLRARQKTGWKEGKYYGIGVSTYVEICAIGPSVATPAGGWESGTVRIEPTGKVTILTGASPHGQGEETTFAQLIADRLGITPDDITVVHGDTLAVPYGIGTFGSRATAVGGSALYMAAEKLRAKIGVLAAHLLGAKPADIVIGGGRVGVKGDSKKSLAFGEVILAAYTAKSIPPGFEPGMEATHFFEPSNFTFPFGTHVVSVEVDPETGEVKVEKYVAVDDCGNVINPLLVDGQIQGGIAQGMAQAMYEEMIYNDEGQLVTGTLMDYAVPKAVHIPEFILERTTTPSPVNPMGVKGVGEAGTIASTPAMVNAVCDALTPLGIRHIDMPLKPERVWKAIRAAQASAAKVPVAAAVVDKASRSSGNGRSQAGRRNA from the coding sequence ATGGCGAAGAATGGAAGTTCCAACGGAAAAAACGGCAAGAACGGCAAGGCGAACGGGCAGTGGGTCGGCCAGAAGTTTAAGCGCAAAGAGGATCCACGCTTGATCCGCGGCATCAGCCACTACACTGACGATATTCGGCTGCCGAACGTCGCTCGTTGCGCCATTGTTCGCTCACCGCACGCGCATGCCCGCATTATTTCCATCAACACTGACGCCGCTCGCGCTGTTCCTGGGGTGGTAGCCATAGTCACGTCGGCTGATATGGCAGAGGTGGGAAATATTCCCTGCGCCATCGCGATGCCGGATTTAAAAATCCCTCCTCATCCTGTCCTGGCGAAAGATCGCGTGCGTTATGTAGGAGAGCCAGTGGCCGCCGTTGTTGCGGAAGATGGCTATATAGCCCGCGACGCCGCGGAGCTGGTGAGCGTGGAATATGAACCCATGCCAGTGGTTGTTGACATGGAAAAGGCCATCCAGAAAAGTAGCCCGATCATTCATGAGCAGTTCGGTTCCAACCAGGCGTTCACTCATCAGATCAAGACTGGCGACATTGACGCAGCATTTAAGCAGGCCGACCACATTGTGAAGGAGCGCTTCGTCAATCAGAGGCTGGCGCCAATCGCGATGGAGCCGCGCGCCGTGGTTGCGGAATATTTGCCGGGAGAGAAGCGGCTTACACTGTGGTCTTCAACCCAGATACCTCATCTGTTAAAGACGCAAGTTTCAGTCATGGTGGGTTTGCCGGAAACCGCGGTGCGTGTGATTGCCCCCGAGGTGGGAGGTGGCTTCGGCAGCAAACTGAACGTGTATGCAGAAGAAGGGCTCGTCCCAAAGTTGGCGATGACGCTGGGCCGGCCAGTAAAGTGGACGGAAACGCGACGGGAAAACTTCATGGCCACCATCCATGGCCGCGACAACATTTGCGACGTGGAGCTTGCGCTCAAGAAGGATGGCACCATTCTTGGGCTGAGAGTGAAATTGCTGGCGGATATGGGTGCCTATCACCAGTTGCTCACACCATTGATTCCTCAGCTCACCGCTCTAATGCAACCGGGCTGTTACAAGATTCCGGCGTTTCAGATTGACATTGTGGGCGTGTTCACCAACAAGATGTCCACCGATGCGTATCGCGGCGCCGGAAGGCCGGAGGCCACTTACAACATCGAGCGCATCATGGATTGCGCCGCGCGCGAACTGAAAGTCGATCCCGTCGAAATACGGCGAAAGAACTTCCCTCTGCCCAAAGAATTCCCATTCACTACCGCTGCGGGATTGCTCTACGACTCCGCAGCGTACCAGCAGAGCCTGAAGAAAGCTCTGGACCTTGCTGGCTATGAAAAACTACGGGCACGTCAGAAAACCGGCTGGAAGGAAGGTAAGTACTACGGGATTGGCGTCTCTACTTATGTGGAGATTTGCGCTATTGGCCCATCAGTAGCCACCCCGGCCGGAGGTTGGGAGAGCGGCACAGTGCGTATCGAACCGACCGGCAAGGTAACAATACTTACCGGTGCTTCCCCACATGGTCAAGGCGAGGAAACCACATTCGCGCAGCTGATCGCTGACCGGTTGGGCATAACCCCAGATGACATCACCGTAGTACATGGCGACACCTTGGCTGTTCCTTATGGGATCGGCACCTTCGGTAGCCGCGCTACGGCTGTAGGAGGAAGCGCGCTCTATATGGCGGCTGAAAAACTGCGGGCCAAGATCGGCGTGCTTGCCGCACACCTGCTCGGCGCGAAGCCTGCCGACATTGTCATAGGTGGCGGACGCGTGGGCGTAAAGGGTGACAGCAAGAAGTCTCTTGCTTTTGGCGAAGTAATCCTGGCCGCCTACACGGCAAAGAGCATCCCTCCAGGGTTCGAGCCGGGCATGGAAGCCACGCATTTCTTCGAGCCCTCGAACTTCACCTTCCCCTTCGGGACCCATGTGGTCTCGGTGGAGGTTGATCCCGAAACCGGTGAAGTGAAAGTGGAGAAGTACGTGGCGGTTGATGACTGCGGCAATGTAATAAATCCGCTGCTGGTGGATGGACAAATCCAGGGTGGCATAGCGCAGGGCATGGCGCAGGCCATGTACGAAGAAATGATTTACAACGATGAGGGACAGCTCGTTACTGGAACACTGATGGATTATGCGGTCCCCAAAGCCGTGCATATCCCGGAGTTCATCCTGGAGCGCACGACTACGCCTTCACCTGTGAATCCCATGGGGGTGAAAGGTGTCGGCGAGGCGGGAACGATCGCCTCAACCCCGGCAATGGTCAACGCCGTGTGCGACGCCCTGACCCCGCTTGGGATTCGGCACATTGATATGCCGCTGAAACCGGAACGAGTCTGGAAGGCAATCAGGGCAGCGCAAGCCTCGGCCGCTAAAGTGCCGGTGGCAGCTGCTGTGGTGGACAAGGCTTCGCGATCCTCCGGCAATGGGCGCTCGCAGGCTGGAAGGAGGAATGCATGA
- a CDS encoding AsmA family protein yields MRRKKIVMIVGGVLALILVAAVALPFLIDVDRFRPTIETQLANALGRQVRIGHLRLSLLRGDVSADQISIADDPAFGNAPFVEAQSLGVGIELVPLITSRAVHVRSLTLKQPQVRLLRSASGTWNFSTLGHAPAKPASPASTGSAPAGKSSPGQTDPGSNQTSAPEISVQQLKISNGRLLVGNARRQQTYDSLEVTAQNISYESAFPFQLQMRTPGGGQVKLEGTAGPVDRQDTAQTPVQAKISAKNVDLASTGFVDPAAGLGGLVDFDGTIHSDGKVAHSEGTARASKLRLVKNASPATQPVNINYASDYNLKSQTGTLTKGQLLTGKSAVGMSGTYDLKGESPTLHMKLNAPNIPVQDIEALLPALGITLPAGSSLQSGTVNGHFTAEGPADRLVTAGDIALSNAKLSGFSLGSQMRALSALSGLKAGSDTLIQTLSSQLHITPEGIRSDNLKLIVADIGTLTGAGTISSGNALNFKMMAQVASGGGLANLLGRNASRGLPFRVQGTTSRPVFVPDVGGMLAGSVPGVSQQPGSPGQNLGGILGGLLNKKKKQ; encoded by the coding sequence ATGAGACGCAAGAAAATCGTAATGATAGTGGGTGGAGTACTCGCCTTGATTCTAGTAGCGGCGGTGGCTTTACCGTTTCTGATTGATGTTGACCGGTTCCGGCCCACCATTGAAACTCAGCTCGCAAACGCGCTGGGCAGGCAGGTGCGAATCGGTCACTTGAGGCTGTCGCTATTGCGGGGGGACGTCAGCGCCGATCAGATCTCCATCGCCGATGATCCCGCTTTTGGCAATGCTCCTTTTGTGGAAGCGCAGTCGTTGGGAGTCGGAATTGAACTTGTTCCTTTGATCACTTCCCGTGCTGTACACGTGCGCTCATTGACTCTGAAACAGCCGCAGGTACGGCTGCTGCGCTCCGCGTCTGGAACATGGAACTTTTCGACTTTGGGCCATGCCCCAGCCAAGCCAGCTTCCCCCGCCAGTACTGGTTCTGCGCCCGCAGGAAAGTCCAGCCCCGGCCAAACCGACCCTGGTTCGAACCAAACTTCCGCGCCTGAAATAAGCGTGCAGCAGTTAAAGATTAGTAATGGCCGTTTGCTGGTGGGTAATGCCCGCCGTCAACAGACCTATGATTCACTCGAAGTTACCGCCCAAAATATCTCCTACGAGTCAGCCTTTCCTTTCCAGTTGCAGATGCGTACTCCCGGTGGGGGACAAGTGAAACTTGAAGGCACCGCCGGGCCCGTGGACCGTCAGGACACCGCGCAGACGCCTGTACAGGCGAAGATTTCGGCGAAAAATGTCGATCTTGCTTCCACCGGGTTTGTTGATCCCGCCGCTGGGCTCGGAGGACTGGTTGATTTCGACGGGACCATACATTCCGATGGCAAAGTCGCCCACTCGGAGGGCACGGCTCGAGCCAGTAAACTGCGTTTAGTAAAAAATGCAAGCCCCGCCACTCAGCCCGTAAACATCAACTACGCGTCCGACTACAACTTAAAGAGCCAGACTGGCACTTTAACCAAGGGACAGCTCCTTACCGGCAAAAGCGCCGTGGGAATGTCGGGTACGTATGATCTCAAGGGGGAATCGCCCACTCTGCACATGAAACTGAACGCCCCGAATATTCCAGTGCAGGACATCGAAGCTCTGCTGCCGGCGCTCGGCATTACTCTGCCAGCAGGGTCATCTTTGCAGAGCGGTACAGTGAATGGCCACTTCACCGCAGAGGGTCCGGCGGACCGCCTGGTTACGGCGGGAGATATTGCACTTTCGAATGCCAAACTCTCAGGCTTCAGCCTGGGATCACAAATGCGTGCCCTCTCAGCCCTGAGTGGCCTCAAGGCCGGCTCGGATACTTTAATCCAGACCCTGAGCTCACAACTTCATATCACGCCCGAAGGAATTCGGTCTGACAACCTGAAGCTGATTGTGGCGGATATTGGCACCCTTACGGGGGCGGGAACGATCAGCTCCGGAAACGCATTGAATTTCAAAATGATGGCTCAGGTGGCAAGCGGCGGCGGGCTGGCAAATTTACTGGGGCGCAATGCCAGTCGCGGACTCCCGTTCCGGGTCCAAGGTACGACCTCTCGCCCAGTTTTCGTGCCCGATGTGGGCGGAATGTTGGCTGGGTCGGTGCCAGGAGTTTCTCAACAGCCAGGTTCGCCGGGCCAAAACCTAGGGGGCATTCTGGGAGGACTGCTAAACAAGAAGAAAAAGCAATAG
- a CDS encoding antibiotic biosynthesis monooxygenase, which translates to MIARLWRGVTPAPRSDEYLDYLYRTGLKDYRKVTGNLGVYVLRRVKDEQAEFLLISLWNSWDAIRRFAGPDYEKAVYYPEDHQFLLELAPNVEHYEVAATLT; encoded by the coding sequence ATGATTGCACGTCTGTGGCGTGGTGTGACTCCGGCGCCTAGAAGCGACGAATACCTCGACTATCTCTACCGCACCGGTTTGAAAGATTATCGCAAGGTAACCGGCAACCTTGGGGTTTATGTGTTGCGCAGAGTTAAGGATGAGCAGGCTGAATTTTTACTCATTTCACTCTGGAATTCATGGGACGCGATACGCAGATTTGCCGGCCCGGACTACGAGAAGGCCGTCTACTACCCCGAGGACCATCAATTTCTTCTGGAGCTCGCGCCCAACGTGGAACATTACGAAGTGGCGGCGACCCTCACGTAG
- a CDS encoding response regulator transcription factor, which yields MPRTRIALANANRGLLDMLVERLDRDFDVVAAVGNGDDLLDAVAALMPAVVVLDVSMPGISGLEAAGRLQRGGCSARVVFFTSCRSTECVRAAFGAGASGYVLVQDMETDLRQAIKNALAGDAFVSASLPPRDIV from the coding sequence GTGCCTCGAACGCGGATAGCGTTGGCGAATGCTAACCGGGGGTTGCTCGATATGTTGGTGGAGCGACTCGATCGCGACTTTGATGTAGTTGCAGCGGTAGGCAACGGAGACGACCTGCTGGACGCGGTGGCCGCGTTGATGCCAGCGGTGGTAGTCCTCGATGTTTCCATGCCGGGCATCAGCGGGTTAGAAGCGGCTGGCAGGCTGCAGCGAGGCGGTTGCTCGGCGAGAGTCGTCTTCTTTACCTCCTGTCGCAGTACAGAGTGTGTCCGCGCAGCTTTTGGCGCGGGCGCGAGCGGCTATGTTCTTGTGCAAGACATGGAAACGGACCTCCGGCAGGCCATAAAGAATGCCCTGGCTGGCGACGCTTTCGTCTCTGCTTCATTGCCACCGCGGGATATCGTCTAG
- a CDS encoding aspartate kinase: protein MSSLKQDGSQKAQEERGCGQRPRTPELEPAKPGPLVLKFGGTSVEDADAIGRVVHIIQGRVSRCQVVVVSALAGATDQLLRAGEAAAASHLDAALGFLGALERRHRSLAEQLLSPVALALFSQLLEKEFQNLRELLAGVAALGEFTARTSDRVLGVGEILSSKLLVEVLRQAGLNPEWLDSREVIVTNEAHGSAQPLRDQTNRRLRSIVAPLALGGRLPVLPGFIGATLKGVPTTLGRGGSDFSAAIVAAALEASALEIWTDVDGIMTADPRLCPDAQLIPAISFEEASELASFGAKVLHPSTLLPAMKQGIPVLVRNSRQPDRPGTRVFADVGGSPKVQAITAKRGMALVHISSHQHTASDLVRQALNACDRHKCVVELFSAARGGVSLLVQGTNALPHLVTELEGVADVRWENHKALICFFGGSDRNQRRSAEHALRTLSDLDVSLLSQGGSERRIGLLVDEDHVAESVCRLHGLFFPDALLKSAEQGAGA from the coding sequence ATGTCAAGCCTGAAGCAAGACGGGTCTCAAAAAGCGCAAGAGGAGAGGGGCTGCGGTCAACGCCCGCGAACTCCTGAGCTGGAGCCGGCAAAACCAGGCCCTCTGGTGCTGAAGTTCGGCGGTACGTCGGTCGAGGATGCAGATGCCATTGGTCGAGTCGTGCACATTATTCAGGGACGCGTATCGCGTTGTCAGGTAGTGGTCGTGAGCGCGCTAGCGGGAGCTACCGACCAACTCCTCCGGGCAGGAGAAGCAGCCGCCGCCAGCCACCTTGATGCTGCGCTTGGATTTTTGGGCGCGCTCGAGCGACGTCACCGAAGCCTGGCGGAACAGCTCCTCTCACCCGTGGCCTTGGCTTTGTTCTCCCAATTGCTGGAAAAAGAGTTTCAAAACTTGCGCGAGCTCCTTGCTGGAGTGGCTGCCTTGGGCGAATTCACCGCCCGTACTTCCGATAGAGTGCTGGGCGTCGGCGAGATCCTTTCCAGCAAACTGTTGGTGGAAGTACTGAGGCAGGCAGGGCTCAATCCAGAATGGCTCGATTCGCGTGAGGTCATTGTTACAAATGAAGCTCACGGTTCTGCCCAGCCGCTGCGCGATCAGACCAATCGCAGGCTGCGAAGCATTGTGGCGCCGCTGGCTTTGGGAGGCAGACTTCCAGTGCTGCCGGGATTCATTGGAGCAACCCTGAAGGGTGTCCCCACTACGCTCGGACGCGGCGGCTCCGATTTCAGCGCCGCCATCGTGGCAGCGGCCTTAGAGGCCAGTGCGTTGGAGATATGGACGGACGTTGATGGCATTATGACCGCCGATCCACGGCTGTGCCCGGATGCTCAATTGATCCCGGCCATCAGCTTCGAGGAAGCGTCAGAGTTGGCTTCTTTCGGCGCGAAGGTTCTGCACCCCTCCACCTTGTTGCCGGCCATGAAGCAGGGAATCCCGGTGCTCGTCCGCAATTCTCGGCAACCGGATCGGCCTGGCACTCGTGTCTTCGCTGACGTAGGTGGATCGCCTAAGGTACAAGCCATTACGGCGAAGCGGGGAATGGCCTTGGTCCACATCAGCAGTCATCAACACACCGCGTCTGATCTGGTGCGCCAGGCGCTCAACGCTTGCGACCGGCACAAATGTGTTGTCGAGCTCTTCTCGGCTGCGCGGGGCGGCGTCTCGCTGCTGGTCCAAGGCACGAACGCTTTGCCGCACCTGGTCACTGAACTGGAAGGTGTGGCTGATGTGAGATGGGAGAATCACAAGGCGCTGATCTGCTTTTTTGGAGGCTCGGATCGAAATCAGCGACGTTCAGCCGAGCACGCGCTGCGAACTCTTTCCGATCTGGACGTGAGCCTTCTTAGCCAAGGCGGGTCAGAGCGAAGGATCGGTCTACTAGTAGATGAAGACCATGTTGCCGAATCAGTTTGTCGCTTACACGGATTGTTTTTCCCGGACGCTTTGTTGAAGAGCGCGGAGCAAGGGGCAGGTGCATGA